One window of the Plasmodium relictum strain SGS1 genome assembly, chromosome: 1 genome contains the following:
- the WARP gene encoding von Willebrand factor A domain-related protein, putative, translating to MKSTRIVSFFMLLLAFFTISTYEKMNVVSHSSASRAGEGGKNGKVITCTVEYIINGDVDIDDGGFCDSQASCSSNPESDVSGNYCDNYYDITLIVEESNFVQRDYWIKGTIPFLESMIRNVRVSKDKAHMSIVLFDRDQRVIVPFTDEISQDKQKLIEKVKTINDVGRSPDALYVYALEYALENVIFGDGTRSDAPKVAVLFYYGYDYGANKHLIPDVVEDYKEKNIKLIIVGIALSNRDNAYLLADCSINDNNCTNVVFQPWDFVIPAAAQVKEIICNKDKSENQSPSMIQKIVYK from the coding sequence atgaaaagtaCAAGGATAGTATCATTTTTCATGCTATTATTAGCATTTTTCACTATATCTAcatatgaaaaaatgaatGTTGTATCACATAGTTCTGCTTCAAGGGCTGGTGAAGGAGGCAAAAATGGAAAAGTTATAACGTGCACTGTTGAATACATAATTAATGGTGACGTGGATATTGATGATGGTGGATTCTGTGACAGTCAAGCATCATGCTCATCCAATCCAGAATCAGATGTTAGCGGTAATTACTGTGATAATTATTATGATATAACATTGATTGTAGAAGAATCAAATTTTGTTCAAAGGGATTATTGGATAAAAGGAACAATACCATTTTTAGAATCAATGATAAGAAATGTAAGGGTCAGTAAGGACAAAGCTCATATGTCTATTGTACTTTTTGATCGTGATCAAAGAGTTATAGTTCCATTTACAGATGAAATTAGTCAAGACAAACAAAAGTTGATAGAAAAAGTCAAAACAATAAACGACGTAGGAAGAAGTCCCGATGCATTATATGTTTATGCATTAGAATATGCATTGGAAAATGTTATATTTGGTGATGGAACAAGAAGTGATGCTCCTAAAGTAGcagtattattttattatggaTATGATTATGGAGCAAACAAACATTTAATACCGGATGTAGTTGAAGattataaagaaaagaatataaaactTATAATAGTAGGAATTGCCCTGTCTAATAGGGATAATGCATATTTACTTGCAGACTGTTCTATTAATGATAACAATTGTACTAACGTAGTATTTCAACCATGGGATTTTGTAATACCAGCAGCAGCACaagtaaaagaaataatatgcAATAAGGACAAATCTGAAAACCAATCTCCTTCCATGATTCAAAAAATagtgtataaataa